The DNA sequence GCCCCAGTCTTCCCAGCCGGCGCCGGGCAAGCCGCAGCGCCCGGGCCGCCAGGAAGCAGCCTGACCCCGGAGCCTTCCGGCTACCTGCCCTTCAGCGCGTTGAGGGCTTCTTCCGCGTGGTGCAAAGCCTGGTGCAGCCTGTCACCGGGTTCCGGCAGCGAGAAAAGGTACCCCTGGAGTGAATCGCACTCCAGTGCCGTCAGGTAGTCCGCCTGCGCTGCTGTCTCGATGCCCTCGGCCGTCACGGTCAGGCCCAGGCTGTGCGCCATGTTGATCATGGAGCTGAGGATGGGCAGGCGCTCATTGCCGGTCCGCACCATGGAGACGAAGGTCTTGTCGATCTTGACGGTATCCACAGGCAGGTCCTGCAGCCGGCCCAGCGAGGAATAGCCGGTGCCAAAGTCATCCAGCGCCACCCGGGCGCCCGTATCCCGCAGCGCGCTGAGCTGCTGGATCAGGCTGCAGTCGGCGTCGAAGAACACGCTCTCGGTAACTTCCACGACCAGCTGGTAGGGCGCCACCCCGCTGGCTTCCGCCAGCCGCAGGACGTTTTCGGCGAAGTCGGGTTCCTGCAGCTGCACGCCGGAGACGTTCACGGCCAGGGACCGTGACGGATCCTCGCTGAGCCACTGGGACAGCTGCACCATTCCGGTGGCCATTACCTCGGCCCCGATCTCGCCGATCAGCCCGGTGCGCTCGGCGAGTGGGATGAAGATCGACGGCGGTATCCGCTCGCCGCCCCGGTCCCACCTGGCCAGCGCCTCCAGTTGGACCACCTGCCCCATGCGGTGCGAGACGATCGGCTGGAAGTCCACGGTGATTTCGCCGCGGGGCACCGCCAGCTGGAGCCCGCTTTCCATGTGCGTCCGCTGCACCAGGGCCTGCATCATGTCCGGGTGGAACCGCAGGAACCGGTTCTTGCCGGCGGCCTTGGCGGCGTACATCGCGATGTCCGCATGCCGCAGCAGTTCGGACGGGCCCACGCTGTCCTGGCCCAGGGAGGCGAGCCCCAGGCTCAGGCTGGGGCGCAGGACGGTGCCGCCGATGGTCACCGGGACGTGCAGGCAGCGCACGATGCACGCGGCGATTGCGTCGGCGTCGGGGCAGGCCGTCAGGAGGACCACAAACTCGTCGCCGCCCAGCCGGGCCACGACGTCGGCCGTGGGAACGCAGCCGCGGAGCCGGCGTGACACCTCGATGAGCATGTCGTCGCCCGCCTGGTGGCCAAGGATATCGTTGACTTCCTTGAAGTCGTCGAGGTCCAGGAGCAGGACATCCACGGTCTTCAGCCGCGGTTCCTGCAGGGATTCGGCCAGGGCATCGTTGAAGACGGCCCGGTTGGCCAGCCCGGTCAGGGGGTCCTGGAAGGCCATGGCGCGCAGCTTCTCAGCCTGCACGGCGAGGTCCATCAGGGCCTGCTGTGCCTGCTCCTGCGCTTTCCGCCGTGGCGTCACGTCGCGGAAGCTCCATACGCGGCCCACGATTTTCTCGCCGACGCGTTGCGGGCGGGAATAGCGTTCCAGGGTACGGCCGTCGCGGAGTTCCACCACGTCGTGGCTTTCGGCTGCCGGGTCCTCCTGGACTTCGCCCAGCCGCGCGGCGAAGGGCACGGGATCTGCAATTTGCGCCATGACCAGCCGCAGCGCCGGCTCCTCGCTGTCGGCCTCCATCATCTCGGGAGGGATGCCCCACATGGTGAGGAACTGGTCGTTGAATCCGGCCACGCTGCCGTCGGTGGCGATGACCAGGATGCCGTCTGCAGTTGATTCAAGGGTGGCCGTCAACAGGGACATGGCCTCGCGGAGGTTGGCGTCGGCTGTCTTGCGGTGCGCAGTGCCGCGCGCAGAGAGCAGCAGCCGTGCGCCGGCCGGGCCGCTTATGCCGGCGCCGTTTCGTTGGGTGCCGTCCGGGTCCGGCCCGGGGAGGACGGCCACGGCCAGTTCGACGGCGGTCTCGGTGCCATCCCCGCGCAGGGCGCTGATTTCCAGCGGCGGGGGATGCTCTTCCGGGTGGGTGAGGAGCTGGTGCAGCAGATGGGCCACGTCGTCGCGGAAACCCTCGCCGATCAGCAGCCGGTGGTCCAGGCCGGTGAAGGCGTCCCGGTGCAGGGCAAACAGCCGTGCCGCTGCCGCGTTTACCGCCAGGACGGTGCCGTCCGCAGCCAGGGCCAAAAGGGCATCCGGACTTGCGTCCATGACCCCGCCAAAAGTTTGTAATGCCACATTGTTGTCACGGCCCGAAAAACCGGTCATCACACCACCCCTTCGCCATCATAAAGGCCGCAGGGGGAAATTGGGCCGGTACCCATACCTTCATTTTGGTCCAGCACGGACCTGGCCCCGGACGTAAAAAGCGCCGGACCCCACAATGGGGTCCGGCGCCTCTTACTGATGGATAGGGGAAAGCCGCTACACCCGGCGGCCGCTGCGGTTGGTGACGGCGCCGTAGATCAGCAGCACGATGATCGAGCCGAGGATGGCCAGCAGCCAGGTCCTGATGTCAAAGAATTCGGCCAGTCCGCCGCCGAAGATCAGTGATCCGATCCAGCCGCCCAGGATGGCCCCAACAACGCCGAGGACCATGGTGATCACCCAGCCGCCGCCTTGGCGTCCCGGCAGGATGGCCTTTGCAATGGCTCCAGCAATCAGGCCCAAAATGAGAAATCCGATAATGCCCATGTTGCCACTCCTTGTCAGTAAGTTGTGCCGGGCCCCCATTTCCGGTTCCCTCATTCAATCAGCAGGCTTACTACTCTGCAAGGCTTTCAATATCACAGGATGACTGTCAGTTTGACCCGAATTCCGCGAACTTTTCTCCGGCGGTAAAGCGGCTGCCGGTAGGATTGGGTGTCCCTGCATCTGATGAAGGAGCTCCGGCATGTCCAGCCACACCCAGCGGCCGCGTGCCATCTTCCTTGACATCGACGGCACCTACGCTGACCACGGGCTGGCTCCGGAGGCCCACGTGGATGCCGTCCGGACCGCACGGAAGCTGGGCCACCTGGTGTTCGTCTGCACCGGACGTCCCCTGTCCATGGTGCCCGGGCACATCCTCGAAGCAGGATTCGACGGCACCATTACCGGCGCCGGCGCCAGGGTGGAGGTCAGCGGTGAAGTCCTCAAGGACACCCGCTTTGAGCCGGAGCTGGCGGCACGCATCGTCGAAACGCTCGACGCGCACGGTGCGGCCTACATCCTGGAAGCGCCGGAGGCCCTGCACGGCCGGACGGGCGTGGACCGGCGGCTGCGGGAGGTCCTCGGGCCCATCTTTGCCGGCCGGCCGCAGCATGACGGCGTCCTCAGCACGGACGTTGATCCGCTCGAGGACATCCTGGGGCCCATGCAGTACAGCGACGACCTCCGCGCCACGTCCTACGCCAAAATCTCCTGCTTCGACTCGCCGGTGCCGCTGGGCCGCCTGATGGAAACCTTCGGCCCCGGGGTGGGGCTGATTCCCAGCTCGCTGTCGGCGCTGGGCGAGCGTGCCGGGGAGATCTACATGGCGGGCACCCATAAGGCCGTGGGTATCCAGGTGGTGGAGGCCCGGCTCGGCCTGGACCGGGCAGACATCGTGGCCATCGGCGACAGCGCCAACGACGTGGAGATGCTCGAGTACGCGGGCGTGGGCATCGCCGTGGAAGGTGGCCATCCCTCCGTTCTTGCCGTAGCGGACAGGGTTACCGCCGCGCCGGCCGGTGGCGGCGTTGCGCTGGCCTTCGCCGAGCTGGGGCTCCTGGGCTGAACCTCAGTGTGCGGCCGCCGCCAAGGCCCCCGCGGCGGTCCCAAGTCCTCGCACCACCCAGCCCTGTTCCTGCCAGGCGGCAGCATCCAGCACATTGCGCGCATCCAGGACCACCCGGCGTCGTACCTGCTGCCCGGTCGAGGCGGGGCACAGCTGCCGGTACTCGTCCCATTCGGTGAGGAGCAACACCAGTTCGGCGTCCTGGAGCGCCCGCGCCGCGGAGGACTCGAACCGGAGGCGTGGGTAGCGGCGCCACGCAAGGTTCACCGCTTTGGGGTCCGTGACGGTCACATGGGCACCGGCGGCGGCCAGCCGGTCCGCGACATCCAGTGCCGGGGAGTCGCGGATGTCGTCGGTATCCGGTTTGAAGGATGCACCCAGCACGGTGATGGAACGCCCGGCGAGCGCCCCGCCGCACAGTTCCGCCGCCAGGCGCACCGTGCGTTCCCGCTGGCCCAGGTTCACTGCATCCACCAGCCGCATCCAGTCCTCCACCGCGGGCACGCCCAGGGTGGCTGCCTGGGTTCGGAAGCTGCGGATGTCCTTGGGCAGGCAGCCGCCGCCGAAACCAAGACCCGCGTGCAGGTACCGGCCACCGATCCGCGGATCCAGCCCCATCGCCTCGCTGAGTTCGGTGACATCAGCGCCCGCGGCATCGCACAATCCAGCGACGGCGTTGATGAAGCTGACCTTGGTTGCCAGGTAGGCGTTCGCTGCCGATTTGATGAGCTCTGCCGTGGCGAAATTGCAGACCAGCCGCGGGATGCCGGCAGCCAGCAGCGGCTCATAGACGCCGTCCAGGGCCGCCGTCACCCCCAGGGGTGCGCCGGTGGCGGGATGGAAGGCGGCGGCCCGGCCGCCGTCCACGCCGTAGACCAGCCGGTCCGGAACCAGGGAGTCCTTGACGGCGGTGCCCTGCCGGAGGAACTCGGGATTCCAGCCGAGCAGCACATCAGGCCGTGCGGCCAGGACATCCTGAAGCATGTCCACGGTGCCAACGGGCACCGTGGATTTACCGACGACGACGGCGCCCGCGGCCAGGTGCGGCAGCAAGGCCGCTGCGGCGGAGACCAGGAAGGTGAGGTCGGCGGCGTCGGACGTCTTGTCCTGCGGCGTCCCCACGCACAGAAAGTGCACCTGGGCGTCCCCTGCGTCGGCGGGATCGGTGGAGAAGTGCAGCCGTCCGGTGGCGCGGCCGTGCTCCAGGAGTTCATCCAGTCCAGGTTCGTGGAACGGTGCGGCTCCCCGTGCCAGTTGCGCCACCTTGCCGGGGTCGACGTCGATGCCCACCACGGTGTGGCCCATGGAGGCCAGGGTTGCTGCGTGGACCGCGCCCAGGTATCCGCAGCCGATCACGGAAATCTTCATGATGATGCTCCTGCCTTTGAAACCTTTTGTGCTGGTGCGGGCGCCCCCGCGATGACGTCCGCGTAGTGCTGCACCAGTTCCGTGCAGAGCGCGGGCCATGTCCTGTCCTGGACCGAGGCGTGTGCTGCGGCCGCAAATGCCCGCCGTTTGGCGTCGTCGCCCACCAGGTCCTGCACCCGGGCCCGCATGGCGGACAGGTCGCCCGGTTCGTAGAGCCACCCGGTGCGCGAGTTCTCCACCAGGTCCAACGGGCCGCCCCGCCCTGTGGCCACCACCGGTACACCCGATGCCATGGCCTCCTGGATGGTCTGGCAGAAGGTTTCGAACTCGCCGGGATGGACGAACAGGTCGAACGATGCCACCGCCCGTGCCAGGTCATCACCGCCCAGGAATCCGGTGAAGACTGCCCGGGGGAGTGCCGCCTCAAGGGCTGCCCGCTGCGGGCCGTCGCCCACAACCACAAGCCTGGTGTTGGGAATGCCGGCGAGGGCGGCAAGGTCTTCCACCTGCTTTTCGACCGCCAGCCTGCCCACGTAGCCGATGATCCGTTCCCCGCCCGGAGCCACCGAAGCCCGCCACCCGTCGTCGCGCTTTGCCGGCGAAAACCTCGCGGTGTCCACGCCGCGGCGCCACATGCGTACACGCGGAATGCCCCGGCCGCGCAACTGGTTCAGCGCGAACGTGGAGGGCACCAGGGTGCGTGAGGAGAGCAGGTGGATGTTCTCCACCCTGTTCCAGGCCCAGTTTTCCAGGAAGGGAACGCCGTACCGGGCGGCGTAGCTGGGAACTTCGGTCTGGTAGATGGCCACGGTGGGGATGCCCAGCTGGTGCGCAGCCTGCGCGGCGCGCCAGCCCAGCACGAACGGCGAGGCAAGGTGGACAACGTCGGGCGCGTACTCGGCAAGGATTCGCTTGACCCGGTACACACCTCCCAGCGCCACCCGCACATTCGTATAGCCGGCCAGCGGGACCGCGGGCAGCCTGTGCACCTCCGCCCCCTTGACCCGGCCCGCGGCCTCCCCGTCATGTCCGGAAGGCGCGATGACCAGCACCTCGTCGCCGCGCTCCTGGAGGTGGTCCAGGACCCGCAGGATGGAATGGGTGACGCCGTTCATCAGCGGCAAAAAAGATTCGGCAACGATTGCGATCCTCACCCCTCCACCGTGGGCGCCTTCCTTGAAATGACGGGGGAGGAAGCGTTACCCCGAGGAGAAGGCCGGGTGAACAACTGCCGCGGGCCGCCAAAAAAATTACTAAGTAGGCTTTGCATTTGATGCTAAGCATGCTTACGGTAGTGGGGCAGTCAGCGCAGAGCCTCAAGCAGCCGGGGCGGAAGCCGGATGACGGGAGAATGCCCCGGTCCGGAACATCCACTGCTGGCAGACCCAGTGCAAAGACCATCCAAAGGAGACGTCATGCTCAACAGGGAAAACCTTGAAAACCTGCTCACCAAGGGCGGCCACGTCGTCGGTTCCGACGGCACGAAAATCGGTTCGATCGGTCAGCTGTACGCAGACGATGACACGGGCGAGCCCACATGGGTCACCGTGAAGACGGGGCTCTTCGGTACCTCCGAGTCCTTCGTTCCGGTGGAGGGCGCGCACAACCAGGGCGAAGACCTGGTGGTTCCCTTCACCAAGGAGCACGTCAAGGACGCTCCCCGCGTGGATGCGGACGGCCACCTCACCCCAGAGGAAGAGGACCGGCTCTACACGTACTACGACCGCGGTGCCCGGACCTACACCGAGGCCCGTTCCGGCACCGCCGGGGACGTGGACCTGCAGGGCGACGCCGACCTGAACGCAGGCACCCCCACCGCCGGGATCGGTGCAGGCCGCGACACGTATGACCGCGACGAAACCGCACGCGGAACCGTTGGCCACGACACCTCCGGCCCCACCACGGACGACGCCATGACGCGGTCCGAGGAGCAGCTGCACGTGGGCAAGGAACGTGAGGCCACCGGCCGCGCACGGCTGCGTAAGTACGTCACCACCGAAAACGTCACCAAGACCATCCCGGTGGAGCGTGAAGAAGTACGCATCGAGCGGGAGCCCATCACGGACGGCAACCGCGGTGGAGCCTTCGACGGGCCTGCCATTAGCGAAGAAGAGCACGAGGTGGTCCTGCACGAGGAACGCCCCGTTGTTGAGAAGGAAGCCGTTCCCGTGGAGCGGGTCCGCCTGGACAAGGAAGTTGTCCGTGACGATGTCACGGTCAATGAGGAAGTCCGCAAGGAAAACATCGAAACAGACGGCGACACCCGTCGCTGATCGGGACCCGGGGCTCCGGCCCCCAGTTCCGCGGGCAGCCCGGATGAATCAGCTGCCCTGACACGGTGAACGGCGCCGGGAGCCTCCAGGAGGCTCCCGGCGCCGCACTGTTTAAAACGCTGGTGCAGCCGCGCCGGAAGCGGTGGCTGCACCAGCCAGTAGGACGAATATCTTCAGAACTTACGGTTCATCTCTCATTCGCGGCTCCTGTTTTCCCGGTTGACGGTATCCGGGTACACGGCTGGCAGTGTCCACGTCCGGCAGCCAGCAGAAATCACACCATGCCCCCAGCGGGGCGGCGGGTTGTGGTTTCTACCAATTTTACGGCGGGGCAGCGCAAAAAGCGCCGCACGCCGGGGCATTTGATTGGTGATCAGTGGCTCCCCGGAGCCTGTCGTTCGCGGGTCCGGCACGCCCGGCGTGACACCATGGAACACGATGAAACTGCGCGCTGATCAGACCGGAGACCGTGGCCTACCCATGCCGTTGTGGCTGCAGGGTGCCCTTGAAGCGGCGCAGGCGGCCATCATCTCGGCCCTGGTGGTCGTGGCGCCCATCGTTGCCGTCTGGGCCACTGCCGGATTCCAGAACGGGCAGTTCGAAGTCCTGGCCCGCCTGGCCGGGCAGTCCTGGCTCCTGGTCCATGGGGTGCCGCTGGAACTTGCCGGCACAGGACCCGGGACTGCCACCCACGGCGGGTCCGGCATCCTGAGCCTGATTCCGCTGGGCCTGACCCTCATCCCTTTCCTTCTGGCCTGGCGCGCCGGCCGGCGGCTGGCCCGCGCCTCCTATACGGACCAGCTGTGGCAGGCGCTGCTGGGCTCGTGGGCAGTGTACGCAGCGTTCGGCGCCGCTACCGGGTTCGTCTGCCGCAGCGCCGACGTCGGCATCAACCTCTGGTTCGCCATGCTGGTTCCCCTGGTCCCGTTCGGGCTGGGAATGGTGGTTGGCGCCCGGAGGGAGGCCGGGTCCTGGAGCCGGCTCATCGGCGTTGACGCGGTGGACTGGATCTCGCGCACCAGCCAGCACTCACGCTGGGCCGGATCGTACTTCGCGTCCGCGGCGAAAGCGGGGACCGTCGCCGTGCTGTCCGCCCTCACCTTCGCCGCAGTGCTGCTGGCGGCAGACCTGTTCATCCACTGGAACCTGGTGGTTTCCGTTTATGAAGCGCTCGACGCCGGGCCGGTGGGAGGTGCCGCCCTCACCATCGCCCAGCTGGGCTTCCTGCCCAACCTTGTGGTGTTCGCCCTCGCCTGGACGTCGGGCGCCGGTTTTGCGCTGGGGGCGGGCTCCCAGGCCGGGGCGCTGGGGACCGCCGTCGGGCCGCTTCCGTCCATACCGGTCCTGGCTGCCATCCCGTCGGGGTCCCTGGACTACGCCTTCGTGGCCCTGGTTGTTCCGGTGCTGGCAGGTGTCATGGCGGGATGGTGGTTCCTGCGGGAGGGCGAAAACCACTTCGACGAGTGGCTCGCCATCAAGGTGCATGCCCGCTGGTTCACCGCCACCGTCTCCACGCTGGTGCTCGGCGTGCTCGTGGGCGTGGCGGCGGGCCTGCTGACGGCCTGCCTGGCCTGGATCGCCAGGGGGTCAGCCGGCCTTGGCCGCCTGACGGCCATTGGGCCCGACCCCCTGTGGACCGGGCTGTGGGTGGCTGCCGAGGTAGGCATCGGCGTCGTTGTCGGTTACGCTGCCGGACCGTGGCTGGAGCGGGAGAACACCGGGGCGGCGGAACACGATGCGGAGCTGGTCCACTAGAACCGGGCCGCCTCTAGCGGACCTTGGTGGGCAGGACGTCCTGGAACTGGGCCATGCACGCATGGGTGGCCCGGTCCGTCAGCGCCCGGCCCAGGCACGCCTGGTACTCGCGCACCTGGTCAAACAGGACCATGGTGGTGACGATCAGCAGCACCATGACGGCGGCCACCACCAGTCCGGAAATGGTGCCGAGGAGAACCAGCCTGGATTCCTTGAGGCGGATTGACCGGACCAGCAGGACGACCCCCAGGACCAGGCCCGCGGCGGTCAGCACGGTCGCCAGCCACAGGTAGCCGACGTCCAGCTGGTACACGAAGAACGAACCGAGGACCGAGACCACGAACATCCGGAACAGGGTGCGGGTCTTGGCAAGGGAGGCTTTCGCCGCCTCGCTGAGCGGGGGCCTGACCTGCTGCTGCCCGCTCCGGCCCGGTTCGCTGTTCATGTTTTCCAGCGTACGCGAGCCTGCACCTAAGCTGGACCAATGCGTATCGTCGTCCTCGTTTCCGGAACCGGGTCCAATCTCCAGGCAGTTATTGACGCCGTCAAGGCGGGGGACCTCGACGTGGACATCGCAGCGGTGGGCGCGGACCGCGAGGGAACCTACGGCGTCGAGCGTTCCGCTGCCGCCGGGATCCCCACCTTCGTGGTGGACTTCAAGGCCTACCGGGACCGCGCGGACTGGAACGCAGCGCTGACCCGGGCTGTGGCCGCCTACAAGCCGGACGTGGTGGTTTCTTCCGGGTTCATGCGGATCGTCAGCCCGGAGTTCATCGACGCTTTCCACGGCAAATACCTCAACACGCACCCGGCACTGCTCCCCGCTTTCCCCGGTGCGCACGGCGTCCGGGATGCCATGGCGTACGGCGTGAAGGTCACCGGCTGCACCGTGCACTGGGCAGACGCCGGCGTGGACACCGGCCCCATCATTGCCCAGGAAGCCGTGGCCATCGAGGACACGGACACCGAGGAAACCCTGCACGAGCGCATCAAGGTGGTGGAGCGCCGGCTGCTGGTCTCCACCCTGGCCGCCCTGGCGGCAGACCCCGCGTACTCCGCCGCGCCCCACCCCAACTAGGTCGCGCCAAGTGTCGTTTAACCCCCTCAAAACGACAGCTGGCGCTACCTACATTGTTTGAGTGGGCCGAGCCTGTGGATAACGTCCAGCAAAGACAGTTGCGGCTGCCACCATGGGCTGATGAAGGTTCCTCGTCCCATGCCCGGACAATTTGAGTCGCTGCCGTTCACCTTCCGGGAGGCAGTCGACGCCGGCATCACCCGCCGCCGGCTGCGTCACCGGGGCTTGCAGCGGCCCAGCAGGGGCGTCCGGGTGCCGGACTCCTGCGGCCGATCGGATTTGGCCGCTTGCCTCCGGCCCTACACCCTGGTGACGGAATTTGCCGCGGCTTCCCACGCATCCGCTTTTCTGTTGTGGCAGTTTCCAGGGTTCCTGCCAGGCTGCAACGAACCGCTGTTGCATGTCTCCCGTCCCGACACGGTGGCCATCATGCGCCGGCCCGGTGTGAGGGGCCACCGGGGACAGTTTTTCGACGACGAGATTGTCAGCCACCAGGGCCTGCTGGTCACGTCGCGGACCCGGACGTGGCTGGATTGCTCCCGCAAGATGGGCATCGAGGAATTGACCGTTGTTGCAGACCATCTGATCCGATACCCGCGCCCGGAATTCGAAGGCAGATTCGAACCCTATGCAACGCTTGAAGATCTGGCGGAGATGCTGGACAGGCACAAGGGAACACCCGGAATACGCAAGGCCCGTCTTGCCCTTGATTTGGCCAGGGTGGGTTCCGACTCCGCACAGGAAACCAGGCTGCGGCTGGCTCTGGAGTATGCCGGCTTGCCCGAACCTCTACTGAACGTGCCCACGCCGCTGGCCCCCGGCGTCGTACGTCAACCCGACCTGAGCTATCCCGAACAGAAGGTGGCGGTGGAATACGACGGTGAGGGACATTCGGCAGCGGGACAGATTGAGCGGGACATTGCCCGCGAAGAGGATTTCGGACGCGGTGGATGGATTCTTGTGCGAATCTCAAAGCGGCACATGGAACAAGACGCGAAGCTGGCGGTGGCAAAAGTGCGGCGGACAATGCTGGCCGGCGGCTGGTTGCCCGGAGGCTAGAACCAGGTAGCGCCAAGTGTCGTATTGAGGCTCCAGAACGACACTTGGCGCTACCTGGTTGGGAAAGGTTACTCCAGGCGGGCCTGGCGGGTTTCGGGGGAGAAGAACGCCATCCACAGCACGGAGGCCAGCACCAGGGCACCGGCCAGGGCGAAGGATGTGGCCAGCCCGAGTTCCGGCCAGAAGTAGTTGGCGAAGATCAGCGGCCCAAAACCCGCACCGAGCCGGGAGAATGTGGACGCCCAGCCGAATCCGGTGCCGCGCAGTTCGGTGGGATAGAGCTCGGAGACATACGCATAGAGCACCGGAATGGCCACCTGCACCACGAACCCGAACACCAGCAGCCAAGACACCGCGGCCGTGGGGATGTCCACCACGAATGCCACGATCACCAGGGTCAGCGCGGACAGCGGACCGGTGATGGCAAGGATCCATTTGCGCCCCACACGTTCCACCAGGAGCGCCGCCACCACCACGCCCAGGAAGCCGACGGCGGCCATGGACGCCGTGGTGACGAACGCCTTGTACTCGGCGAAACCTGCGCCGATAAGGATCCTCGGCATCCATGTCAGGGACAGGTAGTACACCAGCAGGATGCTGAAGAACAGGGCCCAGGCGGCAGCCGTGATCTTCCAGTTGAACTGCCACACCGAGCGCAGCTGGGTCCAGGCGCTGCCGGCGGAAAGCCGGGGAACGTCCCGGGCGTCGGGAAGGCTGTAGGCGCGGGGTTCCGCCCCGGTGGCTTCCACCAGCCCATCGATGATTTTGGCGGCTTCTTCCCGCCGCCCCTTCCTGATCAGGAACAGCGGGGATTCCGGCACGCTCCGCCGGATCCAGAAGACCAGCAGGGCGGGAAGCACCATCACCAGCATGGTCAGGCGCCAGTCGCCGTAGAGGGCCACCAGTCCGGCGGAGACGAACCCCGCCAGGGCTGCGCCGATGGGCCACCAGCCGTCCATGGCTGTCAGCACCTTGCCGCGCTGCTTCCGGGGGGTGAACTCACCCACCAGGGCGTAATCCACGGGAATGCAGCCGCCCAGGCCAAACCCGGCCATGAACCGGAAGAGGCAGAACCAGATGAAGTCGGGGGCGAACGCGCCCAGGACGGTGAAGACCGAGAACAGCAGCAAGGTGGCGGTGAAGGCCTTCTTGCGGCCCACGGTGTCCGCGATCGTTCCCCAGATGAAGGCACCCAGGGCCATGCCGATCAGGTTTGCGGTACCCACCCAGGCGGCCTCTCCCGCGGAGAGCGACCAG is a window from the Arthrobacter sp. NicSoilC5 genome containing:
- a CDS encoding MFS transporter, which produces MNTYTTVPSGEQVVQELPWRWKVQGRIFLIGGLGFMFDAWDVTLNGILIPLLSKHWSLSAGEAAWVGTANLIGMALGAFIWGTIADTVGRKKAFTATLLLFSVFTVLGAFAPDFIWFCLFRFMAGFGLGGCIPVDYALVGEFTPRKQRGKVLTAMDGWWPIGAALAGFVSAGLVALYGDWRLTMLVMVLPALLVFWIRRSVPESPLFLIRKGRREEAAKIIDGLVEATGAEPRAYSLPDARDVPRLSAGSAWTQLRSVWQFNWKITAAAWALFFSILLVYYLSLTWMPRILIGAGFAEYKAFVTTASMAAVGFLGVVVAALLVERVGRKWILAITGPLSALTLVIVAFVVDIPTAAVSWLLVFGFVVQVAIPVLYAYVSELYPTELRGTGFGWASTFSRLGAGFGPLIFANYFWPELGLATSFALAGALVLASVLWMAFFSPETRQARLE